The Cryptosporangium minutisporangium sequence GGGAAGCGTTCCGTGGAGCCAGTCTCGCGGGTGCCCGGGCGCCCGGTCCACTCACCGAGTGGACCGGGCGCTCCGGTTGGTCGGGGTGCCTACTTCACGAGTTCGCGGCGGAGGATCTTGCCGGTGGGTGTCCTGGGCAGGTCCTCGACGAACGTGACGACGTCCGGCGTCTTGGACGTGCGCAGCCGGCTCCGGACGAACTCCCGCACGCCGTCCTCGGTGAGGTCCGCACCCGGCCGGGCGATGACGAACGCGCCGATCCGCTGGCCCCACTCCTCGTCCGGGATCCCCACCACGACGGCCTCGGCGACCCCGGGCAGCTGGTGGATCGCCTCCTCGATCTCGGCGGGTGCGATGTTCTCGCCGCCGCGGATGATCGTGTCGTCCGCGCGCCCCCGGACGAACAGGTAACCGTCCGCGTCGAGGTAGCCCTCGTCCCGGGTGGGGAACCAGCCGTCGGCGTCGATCCGGCTGCCGCCCTGGCGGTACTCACCGGCGACCTGCGGTCCGCGGACGAAGATCGCGCCGATCTCGCCGGGCGCGGCCGGCGCTCCGTCGGTGTTCCGGATCTGGATCTCGACGCTCGGCAGCGGACGCCCGACCGACCCGAGCCGCGCGCGAACCGCCGGGTCGTCGCTCGCGGCGGCGGCGCGGTGGTCGTCCGGCCCGAGCACCGCGATCGAGGACGACGTCTCGGTCAGCCCGTACGCGTTGACGAACCCGACGTCCGGCAGCAGCCTCAGCGCACGCTCCAGGATCGACGGGGCGAGCGGTGCGCCGCCGTAGGAGAGCGAGCGCAGCGTGGGCGGCGCCGCCACGGTGCCGGCCTCCAGCACGTCGACGATCCGGGACAGCATCGTCGGCACCACCATCGCGTTGGTGATGCCTTCGTCCGCGACCGTGCGGAGCCAGCCCTCCGGCGTGAACTTGTCCAGGTAGACGATCCGCCGTCCGCTGTAGAGGTTCGACAGCAGGTTCGCGACGGCCGCGATGTGGTACGGCGGCACGCTGACGACGACCGCGTCGGTGGGGGAGGCGCCGCTGAACTCCACGGTGTCCAGCACGTACGCCGCGAGGTGGCGGTGGCGGAGCACGGCGCTCTTCGGCGCTGCGGTGGTGCCACTGGTCAACAGCAGCACGGCCTCCGCGTCCGGATCCGGCTCGGGCGGCAGGGTGACGTCCGGCGCGGTGCCCTGGGTCAGGGTCAGCCACTCGTCCACGGTGACGGCGCCGCCCGCGGTGATCGTGGAGTCGGCGGTGATGACGTAGGGCTGGTCCTGCGCCGCGACGACGTCGACCAGTTGCTCGTGGGAAAGCCGGTAGTTCAGCGGGAGGAACGGCACGCCGGCGGTGGCGGCGGCGAACAGCGCGATCGGGAAGCCGATGCCGTTCTCGCCGAGGTAGACCACGGTCCGCGCGCCCGACGCGAGCACGTGCGCAGCCCCGACGCGAGCGCGCTGCTGCAGGTCGAGGCCGGTCAGACCGGTCTGCGCGGTGCCGAGAAGGGTTCGGTCGCCGTGGCCGGCGACGGTCATGTCGAGCAGGGTGAGGAGGTTCATCGTGCTCCTGCCGTCGTCTGGCGAATCGTCCAGACGCTAAGTTTCTTGTTAGACGAATGTCAATGTATGGTGATGCGTCGCTCAGGGAGCGTCGGACGGCACGCGCTTCGGGCGCCAGGTCGTCGCGAGGAGCAGCGCGGTGCCACCGAGCCCGGCGACGACCGCGACGAGGAGGCCGGCCAGCCCGGTGATCTCGATGTCGAGCGCGTGGTCGACCGAGATCCGCCCCGGTCCGATCGCCGCGAGCCCGGCCGAGACCACCGCGATC is a genomic window containing:
- a CDS encoding fatty acid--CoA ligase family protein, with the translated sequence MNLLTLLDMTVAGHGDRTLLGTAQTGLTGLDLQQRARVGAAHVLASGARTVVYLGENGIGFPIALFAAATAGVPFLPLNYRLSHEQLVDVVAAQDQPYVITADSTITAGGAVTVDEWLTLTQGTAPDVTLPPEPDPDAEAVLLLTSGTTAAPKSAVLRHRHLAAYVLDTVEFSGASPTDAVVVSVPPYHIAAVANLLSNLYSGRRIVYLDKFTPEGWLRTVADEGITNAMVVPTMLSRIVDVLEAGTVAAPPTLRSLSYGGAPLAPSILERALRLLPDVGFVNAYGLTETSSSIAVLGPDDHRAAAASDDPAVRARLGSVGRPLPSVEIQIRNTDGAPAAPGEIGAIFVRGPQVAGEYRQGGSRIDADGWFPTRDEGYLDADGYLFVRGRADDTIIRGGENIAPAEIEEAIHQLPGVAEAVVVGIPDEEWGQRIGAFVIARPGADLTEDGVREFVRSRLRTSKTPDVVTFVEDLPRTPTGKILRRELVK